In Rutidosis leptorrhynchoides isolate AG116_Rl617_1_P2 chromosome 6, CSIRO_AGI_Rlap_v1, whole genome shotgun sequence, the DNA window attctagtatttcaagacgatattgcttgaggacaagcaacgctcaagtgtgggaatatttgataatgctaaaaacgaacatatatttcatagcattattcctcaagaaagacaagcttttagttgcaattgttctatttacaagtgatattcatttaaataataaaaggtgaagacaaaagacagattcgacgaattgaagacgcaaacgaccaaaaagttcaaaagtacaaaagacagtcaaagaggttccaattattgataagaaacgtctcgaaattacaagagtacaagattcaaaacgcaaagtacaagatattaaattgtacgcaaggacgttcgaaaatccggaaccgggaccagagtcaactctcaacgctcgacgcaacggactaaaaattacaagtcaactatgcacataaatataatataatatttaaataattcttataattatttaatatattatatttatatttaaaccgtcggtaaacaaagagccaaactcctctgagctgtaaaagtaaactccgcgactcgcggagtttgaaggccaaaaaggccgcgagtcgcggagccccaaattcagaaaccccctataaagctcgcgcattctgatcgtaaaatatcatctttttctcctcattcatacgatatatttatatttataatttatattttaattttaattttaattataattctaataataagggtatgttagcgaatattgtaagggtgtaagtcgaaattctgtccgtgtaacgctacgctatttttaatcattgtaagttatgttcaacctttttacattaatgtctcgtagctaagttattattatgcttatttaaaacgaagtaatcatgatgttgggctaattactaaaattgggtaattggactttgtaccataattggggtttggacaaaagaacgacacttgtggaaattagactatgggctattaatgggctttatatttgtttaactaaatgatagtttgttaatgttaatataaagatttacaattgggcgtccctataaattaccatatacactcaatcggacacgatgggcggggtatttatatgtacgaataatcgttcatttaaccggacacgggaatgaattaatagccactagaataattaaaactggggtgaaattatgtacaaggacacttggtataattgataacaaaatattaaaatcttgggttactctcagtcgacatcctggtgtaattattaaacaaagtattaaaatcttgttacagtttaagtccccaattagttggaatatttaacttcgggtataaggataatttgatgaggacactcgcactttatatttatgactgatggactgttatggacaaaaaccagacggacatattaaataatccaggacaaaggacaattaacccatgggcataaaactaaaatcaacacgtcaaacatcatgattacggaagtttaaataagcataattcttttatttcatatttaatttcctttattttatatttaattgcacttctaaatatcgcatttttattgtatttaattgcacttttaattatcgtactttttaattatcgcaagtttattttatcgcacttttattattcgcaatttcattatcgttatttactttatgctttaatttaagtcttgtattcatttttaatattttacatttggttttaactgcaactaaagttttaaaatcgacaaaccggtcattaaacggtaaaaaccccctttataataataatattacttatatatatgtatttgtatttttataaaagtaaactaatatagcgttaagctttgtttaaagatttccctgtggaacgaaccggacttactaaaaactacactactgtacgattaggtacactgcctataagtgttgtagcaaggtttaagtatatccattatctaaataaataaatatcttgtgtaaaattgtatcgtatttaatagtatttccttgtaaaatttaatagtattttataccactccgctaccacatcacatACTCATATTTATTGTAACGTTATGTAGTTACATAATCAAAAACACTTTGTTGCGGGTGTGTTTTGTACGTAACATGAAATATTTAACATTTTTCAAAAAAACATCCGTTTCGCTTATAggaagttgcgttgtgttcgtaaaattatttcgagttggacGATGGcaccagaaaaatttaactcgcgacgaGCGGGAAGATACGACCCGTTAAAAatgtgggtggagtttatttaaagtTTTTTAATAAAGTAATAGTTTTATGCTTTATATTCGTGAAGAGTTGCAGATTATATCATACTTGAAGGAGTGGTTTTGTAAATGTGTTTATGGTGTCGTTTGAGAAGTGTGGACTGTCAAATACGACACATTTGCCGATGACATTTAGTACGGAAAGGGTTAATTCAGCGTTGAACATTAATTTAAGGCCACATGTAATGGCTCGTTAAAGGAGCCGCCACCGTCCGCCACCAGGTCACCCCCACCACCACCATTCCGCCACAGCTGCCGCCAGTGAGTCCCCTCACCCTTCTAACGTTCGACTTTGTGGGGCCCACCTTCTTCCTTCtacttttcttcttctttctttctccttttttatttcttttttattAATTTCTTCAATATTTTGATGGTGGTGGAATGTGTATGCAACAGGCGGTGAATAACGGTGGCCAAGGGTTTAGGAACGCACCGGTGGTTAAGAGAATTGGAATTAGTAAGATTGATTAGGTTTAGAAAATGTGGAAATTAAAACAATTTttcatattttaattatatttttctcTGTTAATGAAGCATAAtaaattatcaattattaattatgataattataattataataattatataaatcataAACGAGTTAATAATTtgctaaaaaataaaaaaataattatataaattatgatacttttatatttatattttaagttttaaataataataaaaatggataAAGTGGGGTAGTGAAGTTTATGATTGTGAGTGTTTAGTGAAAAAATGTGAAAGAAATGTTAAATAGTTTgtgctgatgtgacgctgatgtggagGAGAGAAGTTCAGTGAGAGAAGGGAACGATCGTATGTGGCGTAAGAGGTAACAAAGACGCCTGTGGTTGAGTCAATATCTAACTTACGAAATTATCCCTATTTTTTGATAACTATTTACAAACTATACCCTTGTTTCAGGTCCTAATTCCATATCATTTATTCCCGTCCGCCGGCAGCAGCAAACCTCTCTCTCAATAGCCAATCGGTGGCAAGACCCCCTTAAAACCCTAAATTTATCAAAGGTATCACTACTATGTTAATTTCACTCATTGTCTCATTTTTATTTATTCATTCATCTGATCTGCAAAGTTTTGATTTTCATTTTGTTTTTCTAATTTGTAATTGGAGTTCAATTCTTTAAACTGCTGCTAATGTCAACTTCTGTCCAGTAGCACTAGCATAGAAGTTTATTTGATGCACATTAGGTGTTTGATGTTATGCATCGGTCAAGATGTGTGAGTGAGAATGAAAATGAATATTTGATGTATACCAGGTGTTCGATGATATGCCTTAATGAACACAACTGTGAATGACTAAAAAAATGTAATTTTGCTTAAATATGGTCACGCATGGTGGGTCGCTTATTATATGCTTAGGAAGATCTGAATAAAAAATTGTTTGTTAAGGACGAAAACATCAGCCTGCTGTGATGCTGTCACCTAAGTATTATTTCATGATTTATGAAAAAGATCAAGTTTTTCTTTTCATAATAATAGTGCACTTAAGAAGTGATGGTAAATTGGTAATGGTCATGATAACTCAATGTCGGGCTTAACATTTTGTCGTAAAGGAAAACCGAGCATGATATAAGTGATCCTAAATGCAGCTTTTGGCAGATATTATGATATTACTTCTTTAAGGCTACTGAAATATTTTCACTTTAGTATCTCATTATGAACACTTTTGCATAGTTAGTTGTCGCATTATGGATGAAATTCACGTGTAAACACTATGACCTTTACTTTTCTTGGATAATAAAGAGTAGGAGTGATGCTGACATTTAATATGATGTCTGCAGGTAGTAGAAGGAATTGTAGTAGCTGAACATGGCAGCAAATTCTGCTTCTAATCTTTTTCAAGGTATGTGCTTTACAATTCCATTGCGAGTAATATAAACAAGTTTTTCAGTAGCATTCATGAAACAAATATTCTTGATGAGATTTTCTCTTAAACTGCCAGATTGCAATATATTAAAGGAGTCGAGGTTATGTTATAGTACACTGACGTTTCTTATTTGTATTATATAAATTTGTAATTTAATAATGAGGTGACAGTTTGTTCCTCGCTTAATGAATTCATCGCATTTTGGTTAATGTGTAGACTATGGATAGCTTTATTAAAGCTAAATAATGTGTAGGAGTAAATCCTTTATTTTATAGTACTGAAAAGTGTTATTAAATCCTTTTGACTTCTTGAATAGTTATGGCCAAGTTTAGACTCCTAACAAATGTTTGAACACAGTTATAACAAGTTATGCAAGTATATAATCCAGTAAAAAGGTTTTATGTTTAAAAGGAACTTAATTTCCCACCACTTTATAATAGATGCTGTATGTCAATAAAGAAACTTAATTTCGCACACATAATGACCTTTTGCATATTTCTGATTTGCTATTCTATTTTATGCATGAAACGAAACCGTACTAGTTGGCCGTTCACTGTTGCGGGGCCTCAACACTAGTTACTCTTCAGGAATCCTTCGATCAACACAGGagagtacctgcaataatctgttgGCTCAGGtcccttttttttatataattcttaatttacttcatttgctttacaTATAATGGGTTATCTATAAAAAGATCAAATTTTTGTGTGGGTCATCTACTCACGTTTGGTTGATCTAAATTGCACTTTAGATTACTTTCAACCCGTTAAACCGTTTCCTTCCAAGCTGTATCTTCTGGCCCGTGAGTATAAATTGACCTGCACATCTATTCCATTTTTTCAATTCAATGTGTGTTTTATGTCTTGTTCAGCAAATAAGGACTTTCATACAAATGAGAACCAATCTGAAAGTGGTAGACAACTCAGGGGCAAAGCGTGTTATGTGCATACAATCTATAAAGTGCAAAAAAGGAGCAAGATTAGGTGACATGATAGTTGCATCAGTTAAAGAAGCCCAACCAGGTGGAAAAGTAAAGAAAGGGCAGGTGGTATATGGTGTAGTTGTTCGTGCTGCAATGCAAAAGGGCCGATGTGATGGAAGTGAGGTTAAGTTTGATGATAATGCTGTTGTACTGGTCAACAAGCAAGGTGAACCAATCGGAACTAGGGTCTTTGGCCCGGTCCCACATGAGTTAAGGAAGAAGAAACATGTTAAGATACTCAGTCTTGCACAACATATTGCCTGAGGTGCACATCCTTGTTTTGGTCGTGTTTTGTGCTAACGTTTTGCTTATGTCACAATGTTTTCTATGTTTTATTAAAATAGCTCCATCCAATTATATATGTCAAACACTGCAATAAAACCATTTTTATTAACCAAAAAGTGCTGTCATGCATTTATATTGTTGGCTATGGGGAAGCTAAATGTGGATTGTGCAAGCCTTGGTTTTGATCACCCACTTTGAAAGTGTACCAATGGTACCAAAAACGGGTAAACGGATAAGGTTTTCTCTGTTCACAAATGGTACCAAGTGTTCTTTAAATAAGTATGTTCCTATCATAATGCTATGTCCAACATCAAAATAATGTGTGTATTTTTTTGTGACCCTTGCCTTGGATCATTTTTCAAGTTCAAAGTTGTTTGCTTTTCAGGTTTGAGATTATAAGAGTGAATGGAACAGCTTGAACCTGTCAGTTGCATCCCTTTGGTGCAGAATTTTAGCTTTTGTAGTTGGCCAGGATAATTGTTTTTTAAGGTTCTCAAGTAAAGATTTTAGAATCATAATGGTTCACATTTTCTATGTGGTTTCCAATATTTCACAACTATTACTCATCATCCTGTTCTCTATGTTAATAACGTTCACACCCGGGATATCCCGACGGTGAATGTTATTAACTTTTGGTTCCTTAATTTTTTTCTCTAACAGTACATGCAACGCACAGGTGTATAAGTTATTATTCTAAGTACAAAAAATACATGATGGATCATTTTCATGAAAGGTTTTTTGAACGGTTAATGACTATTAAAGAAGTACAAGAACTAGGGTGAAAAATAATACATAACCTTTCATCATCCTTTAAATCAAAACAGATTGACATAAGTATTAAGAAACATAGTGTACAACTTTAGATAAAACATTTTCTGTGCAAATGTACAACTTTACTTTTACCACCCAAGAAATGGAGAAACTAAATCAAGAAATAGGTAGACGGAAAGAAGCAGAAGAAGTTGTCCGTGAATGTGAAAATACCAAACGATATAATGCGTGTAAGAGATACAGTCACTCGTCAAAAATGAAGAAGATGGTACCTAACGTTGAATCTCCGTTTGTAGTTGTTTCGGTTATTGGAGGTGGTGGGAAGACTACTGTGGTGATCCTGAAACTCAAAGCAGTAAAGATAGTTTTCGAATCAATCCTTTATTTATGAAATTTCGGTTTGGAAAGATTACATTGTGGGTTAACATGTAAATGTTCACTTCGGTTATGATGATGTCAAGGGTGGATGTAGTATGTTAGCATTGGCAGTGAAATAAGCCATCTAGTGGAAAAGTTATGTCGTGAAAGAAGTACACTGTCGGGCGTGCTTTGACCGTGTCTCCGCAGCACAATTGAATGTACCAAATTTTTTGAATGACACCatttatatatagtttgattttttTAGCTTATAACTAG includes these proteins:
- the LOC139853229 gene encoding large ribosomal subunit protein uL14mz-like, whose protein sequence is MAANSASNLFQVGRSLLRGLNTSYSSGILRSTQESTCNNLLAQQIRTFIQMRTNLKVVDNSGAKRVMCIQSIKCKKGARLGDMIVASVKEAQPGGKVKKGQVVYGVVVRAAMQKGRCDGSEVKFDDNAVVLVNKQGEPIGTRVFGPVPHELRKKKHVKILSLAQHIA